One genomic window of Vibrio ziniensis includes the following:
- the rpmJ gene encoding 50S ribosomal protein L36, with the protein MKVRASVKKICRNCKVIKRNGVVRVICSEPKHKQRQG; encoded by the coding sequence ATGAAAGTTCGTGCTTCCGTTAAAAAAATCTGCCGTAACTGTAAAGTTATCAAGCGCAACGGTGTTGTTCGCGTGATTTGCAGTGAGCCAAAGCATAAACAGCGCCAAGGCTAA